A segment of the Salmo trutta chromosome 3, fSalTru1.1, whole genome shotgun sequence genome:
tgactctaccaagccttttcctagcttgtttgtgagaaccagttatagccttcagtcctagttttgattcctGCCTGTTTTCCTATCTGTGTATGACCATTggctgcctgtgaccacgattcctgccttctgcgaaggtgAAATGAACACCTGCTGTGCTCTGTGCATAAATCTaaacctttttctccctgagtattcattacaattattccccgcaaaccctacaaCCCCTCCCcgaattggagtaaactaataacaATATCACTTAGTCTTCAACCTTCagtttatacacattttacagacacaacctattttacaatagttatattttgtttgtttttagtccttcctctatttctgttgtccatccagtttgatttctatttgtaactgtgctatttcacaaaacttctgaacctatatacattttacagactaATGTGTTGTTGGCAACAGCCATCAGGCTGAGAGGTTTAGGTCCAAGTCAGCTGCACATTATGTCAGCCGATATCTTTTCAGAATTACAGAAAAAAAACTAGATTTGATCATGTGTAGCTGCAGTTTATATCAGTGTAGGGATTTCGTAATTAGGAAGGTTGCAAGTGTATTTTCAGCTAATTCTCTGTTACTGAGAGAGAGGCCTGTTTGTGTATCTACAAACACAGAACAATTATGAACACAAGATGAGAAAATGAAATGATCTCCAACCTAACCACTGATAATGGTAGCCTATTGTACCACGTTTCCATTTGGAAAATAACATTCTTAAGCAACAACTTTTTGGTCCAAGTTTAAGACCTATGGGTCATATTGGTAGAAAAATGAAAATTATTACGTTATTTTCTATCACTGGAAACGTTTTGAATGTTTCTGAAATCATAAAAACACCACAGAAATGTATATTTTGCTGAAGTTGAACCACCTAAAGCTTTAAAAGAGCATAACGTCAAATTAAATGGGgaaatgtgaatgaaaaaaaaatattaactaGTTTATtcagtttttttaaatgaaaaaggTTATGTTAAAATACTTTGTGCCTCATTGGCATTACAGTAGGACTACAGTATTGCATGTGGGGGTCTTTCCAACTCTGTTTGATAAAGCGTTGTTGGTATTCCAAACTCCTCTAACTGTAATAACATTAGCAGGATGTTTGAGTTGCCACAGACAAAAACAGCCCTTTGGTTTCCTATGAGCTAGAGCAGGTCAGTCGGTCGGTCggatggtcctatcacagtgcaCATAGTTAAGTCAAGCTCATTATAAACTCATTACACAAGGCATAAAACTGAAAGGGCACAGTACAACCAATGAGCAATTTAGGCTCAAGTCTTCAAACATCAAGCTGCAACACATTATGCCTCATACCTGCAACACCAGATTGACACCTGTGACTAGTTTCTATAAAATCCCCCTACCTTATCTAGCTTTGAACAAGTCAACAGGCAGCATTGTCACATGACCATGGATGTGAAGCTGAACTTGTCACAGGCAGCTGATCTCTTTCCCTGAACAAATGCGCTAttaaatcgtgtgtgtgtgtgtgtgtgtcttttgcaTGCATGGTCATTGGGCAGAAAGGATAAAAAACTTAGCTCTTTGAAATTGAACACAGTTGATAAATTTATATAGGATCTTAGAATGACAGTGGGGCTTGCTGTGTTCTAGTGGTGCATGGCCCTGGAGTGGGGCCTGCTATGTTCTAGTGTGCGTGGCCCTGGAGTGGGGCTTGCTATGTTCTAGTGGTGCGTGGCCCTGGAGTGGGGCTTGCTGTGTTCTAGTGGTGCGTGGCCATGGAGTGGGGCTTTACAAGCCGTCTGAAGGGCTCCCTCAGGACAGCACTCTCCAGCTGCTGCTTTACAAGACTCCACAACATCAGACACACAGGGCccgtgtcccaaattgcaccctatcaccgttgggctctggtcaaaagaagggcactatatagagaacaggggcggcaggtagcctagtggttagagcattggactactaaccgaaaggttgctaggtcgaatccctgagctgacaaggtaaaaatctgtcgttctgcccctgaacaaggcagttaacccactgttcctaggctgtcactgaaaataagaatttgttcttaactgacttgcctagttaaataaaaaaatagtatGCCATATGAGACACAGCCAGGGGCTGTGAGTCGGCCCTCACCCTCCCTCCGCCCTGAGCCTTTCTCACAGCTTTCTGTGGGCCAGTAAAACAGAACAAGGCAAATTGAAGTAGAATGGTGGCTTATTTCAGATCAGCAGATCCTCTGGGAGATCCTCTGGGAGATCCTCTGGGAGATCCTCTGGGAGATCCTCTGGGAGATCCTCTGGGAGATCCTCTGGGAGATCCTCTGGGAGATCCTCGTATACAAAGCCTAGGACTGAACCTTTCATCCACCATGTGACACCTGGGAGGATACAGTGATTGACAACGACGATCAGAAGTTACAGTGGTGTAAATATTCAATCGGTTCCTAGATAAGTTGACAGAGAACCCCTTTCTCACTTACAGAAATTATCTGGGGGAAGGAAGAGGAACCAGCACTGTGTGTGCCCATGCCAGAAAGAGCTCTATTAATACTGACAGTGAAGCCAGAAGGGAGAGGATATCGTCTAAACAGTTTATCAGTGGCTACCTCAGCCTTATTCATTGATTGGAGAGCATTTGTTCCTGGATTGGCAAGTCTAGGAAAATTCTACTGTACAGTTAATATGAGTCAGAACTCCCCTCTCCGTCCGAGGTGATAATGATTTTGGCGCCACGTCTTTAGAATCAATGCATTAAATTCTCAGTAGGTGCTGTCAGAACGGCGGTGGCAGGTCCCTAGCTGCATCCCAGTCAGATCAGCAGTTCACTTTTCCATTCCACAGCAGCTCCAGGGATCAGAATTCCTTGGCATCTGAAGACGTTGGAGATTACGGCATGGAATTTAAAGGGGAGAATGACTTCATCCTTCATTACAAAATAGAACAGGATGTTGGAAGAAACGGCATGGCCACAAAACCCAATTACCAGTAAgcatctaagagagagagaagagtgtgaGGCTGCCAAATCACTTCTCCACCACTTCATCTGACATACgcttagtttcctgaaacgagtcacaagtGATGACATCGCCCATGATATTCTCTCCGGTACCGTCTCACCTACAGTGTGTGATGCTACATCAGCCTCTAAGAGTTAGGAGAAAACCATACAAATATCTTGACGTCTTTTGTAATGGGTCTTTCGCAGCCTTGAAATGGAGATACTGTATATTCTGTATACTCACCAGATACAAATAAGCCCACACAGTTAACTGACACAGTATGTTTTTGATTTTTTATATTCTGAATGATATTAACTTGAGGAATAAAAAATACATTCATTATATTGTTTTTGAACttattaaatgtaaaatgtatctgTGAGAAACTTTGTCATAAAAGAGGAAATTAATggaaaactgaaagtaaaaacaACTAACAGCCCAAAGTCAATTTGATGTCTTCCAGTTGTGTGATCTCCCTTAGTTGTGCAGGaagcaattctctctctctctttctctctctctctctctctctctctctctgtctctctctcactcattctactttttcagcctctctctctctctctctctctctctttctttctctctctctctctctctttcagctgTTGAGCCTGCATCACTTCAAGACCGGTTGAGTGGAGTGTGGCAGACTGGGCTCCTGGACTGTCCCCAGCAACATCCTAGCttccaggcacacacacacacacacacacacgtcactcaTCACTCCGGACAGCAGACAGATGCCTTAATGGCCCAATCGAGCCGTCTGCGGTACTGCTCCCAGAACCGTTTCCGAATTTTGACAGGTCCCTGACCCATGCCAGAAGAGTTCAGCAGGATTGGGACTGAGGGTGGAAGGGAGGCAGAGTGGGTAGtccaggggaagggagggagactgggtagtccaggggaagggagggaggctgggtagTCCAGGGGAAGGGAGGCGGAGTGGGTAGtccaggggaagggagggagactgggaagTCCAGGGGAAGGGAGGCAGAGTGGGTAGtccaggggaagggagggaggctgggtagtccaggggaagggagggagacttGGTAGtccaggggaagggagggaggctgggtagtccaggggaagggagggaggctgggtagtccaggggaagggagagagactgggtagtccaggggaagggagggaggctgggtagtccaggggaagggagggaggctgggtagTCCAGGGGAAGGGAGGTAGGCTGGGTAGtccaggggaagggagggaggctgggtagtccaggggaagggagggaggctgggtagtctaggggaagggagggagacttGGTAGtccaggggaagggagggaggctgggtagtccaggggaagggagagaggctgGGTAGTCCAGGGGAAGGGAGGCAGAGTGGGTAGtccaggggaagggagggaggctgggtagtccaggggaagggagggaggctgggtagtccaggggaagggagggagacttGGTAGtccaggggaagggagggaggctgggtagTCCAGGGGAAGGTAGGGAGGCTGGGTAGtccaggggaagggagggaggctgggtagtccagtggaagggagggaggctgggtagtccaggggaagggagggaggctgggtagTCCAGGGGAAGGGAGGTAGGCTGGGTAGtccaggggaagggagggaggctgggtagtccaggggaagggagggaaaCTTGTAGtccaggggaagggagggaggctgggtagTCCAGGGGAAGGGTGGGAGGCTGGGTAGtccaggggaagggagggagacttGGTAGTCCAGGGGAAGGGGGGGAGGCTGGGTAGtccaggggaagggagggaggcggTGAAGGGTGTTTTCGTCATTAATAATATTTTGGAACTGAGGAGGGAGTCCAAAAGAGAATAATGACAATAAGATGGTACAGCTCTAAGACTGGTTAGACTATCTGGCTAGATGTGGCCCTCGTCAGTGATATGTTTAAAGATGTTTCCCTCATCAGTGACACGTTAAAAGATGTGTCCCTCATCAGTGACACCATTAAATATGTTTCCCTCATCAGTTACAGGGTTAAATATGTGGCCCTCATCAGTGAAACAATTAAAGATGTCCCTCATCAGTGACACCATTAAATATGTTTCCCTCATCAGTGACACGTTTAAAGATGTGTCCATCATCAGTGACATGTTAAAGATGTTTCCCTCATCAGTGACACATTTAAAGATGTGTCCCTCATCAGTGACACCATTAAATATGTTTCCCTCATCAGTGACACGTTTAAAGATGTGGCCCTAATCAGTGACATGTTTAAAGATGTTTCCCTCATCAGTGACACCATCAAATATGTTTCCCTCATCAGTGACACGTTTAAAGATGTGTCCCTCATCAGTGACAGGGTTAAATATGTGGCCCTCATCAGTGAAACAATTAAAGATGTGTCCCTCATCAGTGACACCATTAAATATGTTTCCTTCATGAGTGCCACGTTTAAAGATGTGTCCCTCATCAGTGACATGTTTAAAGTTGTTTCCCTCATCAGTGACACGTTTAAAGATGTGTCCCTCATTAGTGACATGTTTAAAGATGTTTCCCTCATCAATGACACCATTCAATATGTTTCCCCCATCAGTGACAGGGTTAAAGATGTTTCCCTCATCAATGACACCATTCAATATGTTTCCCCCATCAGTGACAGGGTTAAAGATGTGTCCCTCATCAGTGGCACGTTAAAGATGTGTCCCTCATCAGTGACAGGTTTAAAGATGTGTCCCTCATCAGTGACAGGGTTAAAGATGTGGCCCTCATCAGTGACATGTTTAAAGATGTGTCCCTCATCAGTGACAGGGTTAAAGATGTGGCCCTCATCAGTGACATGTTTAAAGATGTGTCCCTCATCAGTGACACCATTAAAGTTGTTTCCCTCATCAGTGACACGTTTAAAGATGTGTCCCTCATCAGTGACACATTTAAAGATGTGTCCCTCATTAGTGACATGTTTAAAGATGTTTCCCTCATCAATGACACCATTCAATATGTTTCCCCCATCAGTGACAGGGTTAAAGATGTTTCCCTCATCAATGACACCATTCAATATGTTTCCCCCATCAGTGACAGGGTTAAAGATGTGTCCCTCATCAGTGGCACGTTAAAGATGTGTCCCTCATCAGTGACAGGTTTAAAGATGTGTCCCTCATCAGTGACAGGGTTAAAGATGTGGCCCTCATCAGTGACATGTTTAAAGATGTGTCCCTCATCAGTGACACCATTAAAGATGTGACCCTCATCAGTGACACGTTTAAAGATGTGTCCCTCATCAGTGACACCATTAAAGTTGTTTCCCTCATCAGTGACGCGTTTAAAGATGTGTCCCTCATCAGTGACGCGTTTAAAGATGTGTCCCTCATCAGTGACACGTTTAAAGATGTGTCCCTCATCAGTGACATGTTTAAAGTTGTTTCCCTCATCAGTGACACCATTAAATATGTTTCCCTCATCAGTGACACATTTAAAGATGTGTCCCTCATCAGTGACACCATTAAATATGTTTCCCTCATCAGTGACAGGGTTAAATATCTGTCCCTCATCAGTGACACGTTTAAAGATGTGTCCCTCATCAGTGACATGTTTAAAGATGTGGCCCTCATCAGTGACATGTTTAAAGATGTGTCCCTCATCAGTGACACATTTAAAGATGTGTCCCTCATCAGAGACATGTTTAGAGATGTGTCCCTCATCAGTGACATGTTAAAGATATATCCCTAATCAGTGACATGTTTAAGATGTGTCCCTCATCAGTGACATGTTAAAGATATATCCCTAATCAGTGACACATTTAAAGATGTGTCCCTCATCAGTGACAGGTTTAAAGATGTGTCCCTCATCAGTGACAGGTTTAAAGATGTTTTTCTCATCAGTAACAGGGTTAAAGATGTGTCCCTCATCAGTGACACGTTTAAAGATGTGTCCCTCATCAGTGACACGTTTAAAGATGTGTCCCTCATCAGTGACATGTTAAATATGTGTCCCTCATCAGTGACACTTTTAAAGATGTGTCCCTCATCAGTGACACGTTTAAAGATGTGTCCCTCATCAGAGACACCTTTAAAGATGTTTCCCTCATCAGTGACACTTTTAAAGATGTATTCCTCATCAGTGACATGTTAAAGATGTGTCCCTCATCAGTGACACTTTTAAAGATGTAACCCTAATCAGTGACATGTTTAAACATGTGTCCCTCATCAGTGACACTGGATATTAGGTAATGAATTCATGTTGAGATGTTATGCCAATGGACAGAACACATAGAAGGACGTCAGCTGATGATGTAGCAAGAAAAGGAAGCCGTGTCTGTTGTACActtttttttgctattttcactTTGCAATTGAAATGTGGCCATATTTTGCAATGTAGAAATGTTGCCATGGAAAGCAGTATATTATTTCCTATGTTGACGACATTTTCTTGGCAACTAGGACCATTTGGCAGTATATCTGATTATTGTTCAgaaagaaaatgttttctcccctgAAGCAGTTGATTAGGACGGTGAAAGTAATACTGTGTCGAGCTGCCCGCATGGTCCTGTGAGATATGTAAAGCGGAGGGAAAATCCTGCTACTGCATGTCTATGTAATAGTAGCATAGGCATTCTGTCAGGTCCACCTGGCTGCAGTATTCTCCCGTCCGTCCACTTCCTCCTCCCAACTTTATTGCCTCTAGCACTTCCTGTTAATCAACCATGGCGCTGACTGTTGGCTACTTTTCCGCTGTCAATTTCACAGAATAAATATTATGAATAAATAAGAAAGATGAAGGTTGACTGAAACATTGTGTAACTTGACAAATTCTACATTTGTGATATTACCTTTCAACAGCCGTCTCGTGTTGCCCTAACCTCACGTTAGTGCCACCCTAGTCAGATCAGTCAAGGCCGTGCTTTCTCATACCGTAGAACACTGAGAGATGAAGACAATAGTCCAGAACTGTGCTGTTGTGTTATTTGAGAACGAGAGGTGTGAAACAGTTGACATGAAATCAATAGGCTTCTGTGTAGATGGTGAAGTGGAGGAGAAGGattgaagagagagcgagaagaaagcagagagagaaaaagcgaaagagagagagagagaaagtgtgagagagaagaaaagagctaccagtgaagaacaaacaccattgtaaatacaacctatatttatgtttatttattttcccttttgcactttaactatttgcacatgattacaacactgtatatatataccagatgacatttgaaatgtctttattcttttggaacttttgtgagtgtaatgtttactgttcattttttattgattAGTTCACTTTTCttaattatctatttcacttgctttgtcaatgtaaacctatttttcccatgccaatagagagagagagagagagagacagacagagagacagagagacagagagagagagagctcataaAGTAGTGGACCCTGCCATCCGGCATTCAGTGACTGTCTATCACATGTATTTGTTTTCATCATCATACAGACCAAGTTTCTTTTCATCTTCCCAGTGAAAAGCCCCAGTCCAGCCCAGACACTGAGAGAGTCTAACTCTATCTCTGAGATTTCTATAGAGCAGAGGggggagtagagcagagcagagcagcaggcCCTCCCACCGCCTACATAGAGCAGAGGggggagtagagtagagcagagtagcaGGCCCTCCCACCGCCTATAAAGGACAGCCATACGGAGACACTCAGACAGAAATCAGACGTGTATCTGTGTAGAGGCAGAGGGAGGCTAACATCACACTGAGGGGAACTCAGAGAAAACAGACACTCACAATATAACAGCCAGTCAGGAGTGAAGGAGGGGTCCAccgtgagagagacagacagacagagaaagagagagaggtgagacagagaaagagagaggaagagagaaggggagagagagagagagagagaggagagagagaggtgagagagatagGTGAGAGAagccgagaaagagagagatatcaaAGAGTGATTTAATCTGAGTGTCTTGATCTCTTTTGTCCTCATGTCCAAGGATTAAGTAGAGGATCTACAGTACTGGGGGGATCTGGTCTTTCTACAGGTCTCTATATGAGAGAGGAGTCTCCCACCTGTCTTGTAGATCTGGACTGATGTCTTTTACGATGGTGCGTACGGCTCCCCCAAGCTGCTTCCTCTTCTCCGACATCAGCATGATGtcagaggacgaggaggaggagaacgGCGGCAGCGAGAGCTCGGGCTCCGACTCCCAGAAGTCCTCCTTCCGTCTCCACGGCGGCTCCAACGGGTTTCAGATCAAGGTGGGAAGCAGGAAGAGGAAGTTATGCGGAGTTGCCGGCAGGCTGGCGGGGCCCCCGATGGTGGCAGGGGCCCCGGTGGTGGAGGTGCGGCAGCGGAACGTGGCAAACGCTCGAGAGAGGGACCGCACCAACAGTGTGAACACGGCCTTCACTGCTCTGAGGACCCTCATCCCCACCGAGCCAGCCGACAGGAAGCTGTCCAAGATCGAGACTCTGCGGCTGGCGTCCAGCTACATCTCCCACCTGGGTAATGTGCTGCTGGTGGGCGAGGCGTGTGGGGATGGGCAGCCGTGCCACACCTCCACACCCCCATTCCACCACCACACCCTCCACAGTCTCAGCCCATCGCCCGGCCGGGGCTCAGAGaaccagcccaaacacatctgtACTTTCTGCCTCAGCAAGCAGAGGAAAATGGTGAGTGCCACTGGAGGGGCAGAGCTACTGTATGACTGACAGGAGAGTGGTATGGTCTGGATGCTAAGGGTCAAGGGTCTTATTGGTTGAAATCCTCCCAGAGAAAAATAACTCAACTAGGCGTTCATGGAGTCCCTTTAAGTGGCCTTTCAACTTCCAAACACAAACTATTTTAGAGCTAGGTCTGGGTTCTTATTTCAGGTAAATCTGTCATTGAGAAAATGAGCATTTCATAACTGTGGGCTGAGTCTTGTGGCCAAACTCCTCATGGCTAAAGGCTGGGTTTTGGCCCCACGTTATTTGGATAGTCCCCTATAGATAGTCTATATTGGTTCAAACTGTCACCAAACTATCATTAGTTTGATCACAAGAATATGATAAATTAATTAGGTAGGTTACGGAAAAAAGTTAGGGAAACACTTGGATATATTCACCCTCTTCAATGTTGCCTTTTTGTTCAAatcagtgtaatactgtagttaaAACTATTAATAAGGAGCCAATTTCATCCTAACCTGACCGTTGCCCATCTAAACTAATCCATGTGGGAATGGTTGACATGGCAGACTCCCCGCAGTGTGAAATCTACACCTCTGTTCCCTACCACTGGTGGAGTCGATGGGATCAGTCAGAGCAGAAACACTGAAGTACAATCTCATCTGTCATTACTTTAGACCTGCAtaatatattccatttagcagGCGCTTTTTTCCAAAAATTCCGTAAGAATTCATCCACGCAGTACTCACAAATTTGCCTGACGATTCATCCTGAATTTAGTTACGCTGCTCTGTCGACAACTGCATACGTTCATCTTGGAGCAGAAACGATAGTAAGCGTGGTGTTTGGCCGGAGCAATGTGAATGAGTAGTCAGGCAAGTCACAAATACCCTGGGCAAAATAACTACTACAAGCATACAGTCAGCCAAAATAGTCAAATCTGGAGATAGTATTTAAACTGTCTTGAGGACTGCTGGAGACATGTGAATCTCAGTGCTGGGTGAATGATGTAGATGTGCATCATGTCTTAATCTGAGGCTGTTCTCTTCCTCATTCGTTCTGCTGTTAACCACCTTGCCGTTACAACTCTGAGTCCATGTCTCAAATGCAACCCAAttcccagtggtggaaaagtacccaattgtgatacttgagtaaaggtaaaggtaccttaatagaaagtcacccagtaaaatactacctgaGTAAAAATCTAACattatttggttctaaatatacttaagtatcaaaagtaaaagtagaaatataaattatttcaaattccttcttttaagcaaaacagatggcaccattttcttgttttttaaatgtatggatagccaacggcacactccaatactcagacattatttacaaaagatgcatttgtgtttagtgagtccgccagatcagaggcagtagggaggaccagggatgttctctttataagtgcgtgaatttgaccattttcctgtcctgttaagcattcaaaatgtaacgagtacttttgggtgtcaggtaaaatgtatggagtaaaaagtacattattttctttaggaatgtagtgaagtaaaagtaaaagtagagatactcccaaaaacgacttaagtagtactttaaagtatttgtacttaagtactttacacgaCTGCCTATGGTCAGCGGTATTGCAttatatagagaacagggtgccaagtgtccatagagctctggtcaacagtagtgcattatatagggaacaggatgccagagtccatagtgctctggtcaacagtagtgtattatatagggaacagggtgcaagagtccatagtgctctggtcaacagtagtgcattatatagggaacagggtgccagagtccatagagctctggtcaacagtagtgcattatatagggaacagggtgccagagtccatagagctctggtcaacagtagtgcattatatagggaacagggtgccagagtccatagcgctctggtcaacagtagtgcattatatagggaacagggtgccagagtccatagagctctggtcaacagtagtgcattatatagggaacaggatgcaagagtccatagagctctggtcaacagtattgcattatatagagaacagggtgccaagtgtccatagagctctggtcaacagtagtgcattatatagggaacaggatgccagagtccatagagctctggtcaacagtagtgcattatatagggaacaggatgccagagtccatagagctctggtcaacagtagtgcattatatagggaacaggatgccagagtccatagcgctctggtcaacagtagtgcattatatagagaacagggtgccagagtccatagtgctctggtcaacagtagtgcattatatagggaacaggatgccagagtctatagtgctctggtcaacagtagtgcattatatagggaacagggtgccagagtccatagcactctggtcaacagtagtgcattatatagggaacaggatgccagagtccatagagctctggtcaacagtagtgcattatatagggaacaggatgccagagtccatagagctctggtcaacagtagtgcattatatagggaacagggtgccagagtccatagcgctctggtcaacagtagtgcattatatagggaacagggtgccagagtccatagagctctggtcaacagtagtgcattatatagggaacaggatgccagagtccatagagctctggtcaacagtagtgcattatatagggaacagggtgcaagagtccatagtgctctggtcaacagtagtgcattatatagggaacagggtgccagagtccatagcactctggtcaacagtagtgcattatatagggaacagggtgccagagtccatagcgctctggtcaacagtagtgcattatatagggaacagggtgccagagtccatagagctctggtcaacagtagtgcattatatagggaacaggatgccagagtccatagagctctggtcaacagtagtgcattatatagggaacaggatgccagagtccatagagctctggtcaac
Coding sequences within it:
- the LOC115185740 gene encoding basic helix-loop-helix transcription factor scleraxis-like, encoding MSFTMVRTAPPSCFLFSDISMMSEDEEEENGGSESSGSDSQKSSFRLHGGSNGFQIKVGSRKRKLCGVAGRLAGPPMVAGAPVVEVRQRNVANARERDRTNSVNTAFTALRTLIPTEPADRKLSKIETLRLASSYISHLGNVLLVGEACGDGQPCHTSTPPFHHHTLHSLSPSPGRGSENQPKHICTFCLSKQRKMNKDRDRKTTVRR